One Rattus norvegicus strain BN/NHsdMcwi chromosome 20, GRCr8, whole genome shotgun sequence DNA segment encodes these proteins:
- the RT1-A2 gene encoding RT1 class Ia, locus A2 isoform X1, with product MMEPCTLLLLLAVALTPTQTRAGSHSLRYFVTAVSRPGLGEPRYMEVGYVDDTQFVRYDSDAENPRYEPRAPWMEREGPEYWERETQNAKRNEQVYRVDLRTALRYYNQSEGGSHTIQRMYGCDMGSDGSLLRGYYQDAYDGRDYIALNEDLKTWTAADFAAQITRSKWDQAGVAERLRAYLEGTCVEWLRRYLELGKETLLRSDPPEAHVTLHPRPEGDVTLRCWALGFYPADITLTWQLNGEDLTQDMELVETRPAGDGTFQKWASVVVPLGKEQNYTCRVEHEGLPEPLSQRWEPSPSTNSNMETTVIYVVLGAIIGTLAIIGIVVAVVRKRRRNTGGKGDYTPAPGRDSSQSSDVSLPDCKGDSGVRLGRDNVDMIGFHGLPESSVSGGLLGCCLHSDGL from the exons ATGATGGAGCCCTGCACTCTGCTCCTGCTGCTGGCGGTCGCCCTGACCCCGACCCAGACCCGCGCCG GCTCTCACTCGCTGCGGTATTTCGTCACCGCCGTGTCCCGGCCCGGCCTCGGGGAGCCCCGGTACATGGAAGTGGGCTACGTGGACGACACGCAGTTCGTGCGCTACGACAGCGATGCAGAGAATCCGAGATACGAGCCGCGGGCGCCGTGGATGGAGCGGGAGGGGCCGGAGTATTGGGAGAGGGAGACCCAGAACGCCAAGAGAAACGAGCAGGTTTACCGAGTGGACCTGAGGACCGCGCTCCGCTACTACAACCAGAGCGAGGGCG GCTCTCACACCATCCAGAGGATGTATGGCTGTGACATGGGGTCGGACGGGAGCCTCCTCCGCGGGTATTATCAGGACGCTTACGACGGCCGCGATTACATCGCCCTGAACGAAGACCTGAAAACGTGGACGGCGGCGGACTTTGCGGCACAGATCACCCGGAGCAAGTGGGATCAGGCTGGTGTTGCAGAGAGACTCAGGGCCTACCTGGAGGGCACGTGCGTGGAGTGGCTCCGCAGATACCTGGAACTCGGGAAGGAGACGCTGCTGCGCTCAG ATCCCCCAGAGGCACATGTGACCCTTCACCCCAGACCTGAAGGTGATGTCACCCTGAGGTGCTGGGCCCTGGGCTTCTACCCTGCTGACATCACCCTGACCTGGCAGTTGAATGGGGAGGACCTGACCCAGGACATGGAGCTTGTGGAGACCAGGCCTGCAGGGGATGGAACCTTTCAGAAGTGGGCATCTGTGGTGGTGCCTCTTGGGAAGGAGCAGAATTACACATGCCGTGTGGAGCATGAGGGGCTGCCTGAGCCACTTTCCCAGAGATGGG AGCCTTCTCCATCGACCAACTCCAACATGGAAACCACTGTCATTTATGTCGTCCTTGGAGCCATCATTGGAACTCTGGCCATCATTGGAATTGTAGTGGCTgttgtgaggaagaggaggagaaacacaG GTGGGAAAGGTGACTACACCCCTGCTCCAG GCAGGGACAGCTCCCAGAGCTCTGATGTGTCTCTCCCAGATTGTAAAGGTGACTCTGGGGTCCGACTGGGGAGGGACAATGTGGACATGATTGGGTTTCATGGACTCCCAGAATCCTCTGTGAGTGGAGGGTTGTTGGGCTGTTGTCTTCACAGTGATGGTTTGTGA
- the RT1-A2 gene encoding RT1 class Ia, locus A2 isoform X3 yields MMEPCTLLLLLAVALTPTQTRAGSHSLRYFVTAVSRPGLGEPRYMEVGYVDDTQFVRYDSDAENPRYEPRAPWMEREGPEYWERETQNAKRNEQVYRVDLRTALRYYNQSEGGSHTIQRMYGCDMGSDGSLLRGYYQDAYDGRDYIALNEDLKTWTAADFAAQITRSKWDQAGVAERLRAYLEGTCVEWLRRYLELGKETLLRSDPPEAHVTLHPRPEGDVTLRCWALGFYPADITLTWQLNGEDLTQDMELVETRPAGDGTFQKWASVVVPLGKEQNYTCRVEHEGLPEPLSQRWEPSPSTNSNMETTVIYVVLGAIIGTLAIIGIVVAVVRKRRRNTAFLLTGGKGDYTPAPGRDSSQSSDVSLPDCKA; encoded by the exons ATGATGGAGCCCTGCACTCTGCTCCTGCTGCTGGCGGTCGCCCTGACCCCGACCCAGACCCGCGCCG GCTCTCACTCGCTGCGGTATTTCGTCACCGCCGTGTCCCGGCCCGGCCTCGGGGAGCCCCGGTACATGGAAGTGGGCTACGTGGACGACACGCAGTTCGTGCGCTACGACAGCGATGCAGAGAATCCGAGATACGAGCCGCGGGCGCCGTGGATGGAGCGGGAGGGGCCGGAGTATTGGGAGAGGGAGACCCAGAACGCCAAGAGAAACGAGCAGGTTTACCGAGTGGACCTGAGGACCGCGCTCCGCTACTACAACCAGAGCGAGGGCG GCTCTCACACCATCCAGAGGATGTATGGCTGTGACATGGGGTCGGACGGGAGCCTCCTCCGCGGGTATTATCAGGACGCTTACGACGGCCGCGATTACATCGCCCTGAACGAAGACCTGAAAACGTGGACGGCGGCGGACTTTGCGGCACAGATCACCCGGAGCAAGTGGGATCAGGCTGGTGTTGCAGAGAGACTCAGGGCCTACCTGGAGGGCACGTGCGTGGAGTGGCTCCGCAGATACCTGGAACTCGGGAAGGAGACGCTGCTGCGCTCAG ATCCCCCAGAGGCACATGTGACCCTTCACCCCAGACCTGAAGGTGATGTCACCCTGAGGTGCTGGGCCCTGGGCTTCTACCCTGCTGACATCACCCTGACCTGGCAGTTGAATGGGGAGGACCTGACCCAGGACATGGAGCTTGTGGAGACCAGGCCTGCAGGGGATGGAACCTTTCAGAAGTGGGCATCTGTGGTGGTGCCTCTTGGGAAGGAGCAGAATTACACATGCCGTGTGGAGCATGAGGGGCTGCCTGAGCCACTTTCCCAGAGATGGG AGCCTTCTCCATCGACCAACTCCAACATGGAAACCACTGTCATTTATGTCGTCCTTGGAGCCATCATTGGAACTCTGGCCATCATTGGAATTGTAGTGGCTgttgtgaggaagaggaggagaaacacaG cttttcttctcacaGGTGGGAAAGGTGACTACACCCCTGCTCCAG GCAGGGACAGCTCCCAGAGCTCTGATGTGTCTCTCCCAGATTGTAAAG CATGA
- the RT1-A3 gene encoding RT1 class I, locus A3 isoform X1, with amino-acid sequence MAPRTLLLLLAAALAPTQTQAGSHSLRYFDIAVSRPGLGEPRFIIVGYVDDREVMRFDSDAENPRMKPRARWMEREGPEYWERQTRKVKEKEQIFRDNLRTLLRYYNQSEGGSHTVQRLSGCDVGSDGSLLRGYNQHAYDGRDYIALNEDLKTWTAADTAAQITKNKWERDGEAERRRAYLEGECVEWLRSYLAPRKETLLRSDPPKAHVTLHPRPEGDVTLRCWALGFYPADITLTWQLNGEDLTQDMEFVETRPAGDGTFQKWASVVVPSGEEQNYTCLVEHEGLPKPLTQRWEPSPSTNTNMGIDVTSVVLGAVAVFVVLAIIGAVVCVVRRRRRRRNTGGKGDYTPARA; translated from the exons ATGGCACCCCGCacgctgctcctgctgctggcgGCCGCCCTGGCCCCGACCCAGACCCAGGCGG GCTCACACTCGCTGCGGTATTTCGACATCGCTGTGTCCCGGCCCGGCCTCGGGGAGCCCCGGTTCATTATCGTCGGCTACGTGGACGACAGGGAGGTCATGCGCTTCGACAGCGACGCGGAGAATCCGAGGATGAAGCCTCGGGCGCGGTGGATGGAGCGGGAGGGGCCGGAGTATTGGGAGCGGCAGACACGGAAAGTCAAGGAAAAGGAGCAGATTTTCCGAGacaacctgaggaccctgctCCGCTACTACAACCAGAGCGAGGGCG GCTCTCACACCGTCCAGAGATTGTCTGGCTGTGACGTGGGGTCGGACGGGAGCCTCCTCCGCGGGTATAATCAGCACGCCTACGATGGCCGCGATTACATCGCCCTGAACGAAGACCTGAAAACGTGGACGGCGGCGGACACAGCGGCGCAGATCACCAAAAACAAGTGGGAACGGGATGGTGAGGCAGAGAGACGCAGGGCCTACCTGGAGGGCGAGTGTGTGGAGTGGCTCCGCAGTTACCTGGCACCCAGGAAGGAGACGCTGCTGCGCTCAG ATCCCCCAAAGGCACATGTGACCCTTCACCCCAGACCTGAAGGTGATGTCACCCTGAGGTGCTGGGCCCTGGGCTTCTACCCTGCTGACATCACCCTGACCTGGCAGTTGAATGGGGAGGACCTGACCCAGGACATGGAGTTTGTGGAGACCAGGCCTGCAGGGGATGGAACCTTCCAGAAGTGGGCATCTGTGGTGGTGCCTTCTGGGGAGGAGCAGAATTACACATGCCTTGTGGAGCATGAGGGGCTCCCTAAGCCGCTTACCCAGAGATGGG AGCCTTCTCCATCCACCAACACCAACATGGGAATCGATGTTACTTCTGTTGTTCTTGGAGCTGTGGCTGTCTTTGTAGTTTTGGCCATCATTGGagctgtggtgtgtgttgtgaggaggaggaggaggaggagaaacacag GTGGGAAAGGAGACTACACCCCTGCTCGAG CATGA
- the RT1-A2 gene encoding RT1 class Ia, locus A2 isoform X2 produces MMEPCTLLLLLAVALTPTQTRAGSHSLRYFVTAVSRPGLGEPRYMEVGYVDDTQFVRYDSDAENPRYEPRAPWMEREGPEYWERETQNAKRNEQVYRVDLRTALRYYNQSEGGSHTIQRMYGCDMGSDGSLLRGYYQDAYDGRDYIALNEDLKTWTAADFAAQITRSKWDQAGVAERLRAYLEGTCVEWLRRYLELGKETLLRSDPPEAHVTLHPRPEGDVTLRCWALGFYPADITLTWQLNGEDLTQDMELVETRPAGDGTFQKWASVVVPLGKEQNYTCRVEHEGLPEPLSQRWEPSPSTNSNMETTVIYVVLGAIIGTLAIIGIVVAVVRKRRRNTGRDSSQSSDVSLPDCKGDSGVRLGRDNVDMIGFHGLPESSVSGGLLGCCLHSDGL; encoded by the exons ATGATGGAGCCCTGCACTCTGCTCCTGCTGCTGGCGGTCGCCCTGACCCCGACCCAGACCCGCGCCG GCTCTCACTCGCTGCGGTATTTCGTCACCGCCGTGTCCCGGCCCGGCCTCGGGGAGCCCCGGTACATGGAAGTGGGCTACGTGGACGACACGCAGTTCGTGCGCTACGACAGCGATGCAGAGAATCCGAGATACGAGCCGCGGGCGCCGTGGATGGAGCGGGAGGGGCCGGAGTATTGGGAGAGGGAGACCCAGAACGCCAAGAGAAACGAGCAGGTTTACCGAGTGGACCTGAGGACCGCGCTCCGCTACTACAACCAGAGCGAGGGCG GCTCTCACACCATCCAGAGGATGTATGGCTGTGACATGGGGTCGGACGGGAGCCTCCTCCGCGGGTATTATCAGGACGCTTACGACGGCCGCGATTACATCGCCCTGAACGAAGACCTGAAAACGTGGACGGCGGCGGACTTTGCGGCACAGATCACCCGGAGCAAGTGGGATCAGGCTGGTGTTGCAGAGAGACTCAGGGCCTACCTGGAGGGCACGTGCGTGGAGTGGCTCCGCAGATACCTGGAACTCGGGAAGGAGACGCTGCTGCGCTCAG ATCCCCCAGAGGCACATGTGACCCTTCACCCCAGACCTGAAGGTGATGTCACCCTGAGGTGCTGGGCCCTGGGCTTCTACCCTGCTGACATCACCCTGACCTGGCAGTTGAATGGGGAGGACCTGACCCAGGACATGGAGCTTGTGGAGACCAGGCCTGCAGGGGATGGAACCTTTCAGAAGTGGGCATCTGTGGTGGTGCCTCTTGGGAAGGAGCAGAATTACACATGCCGTGTGGAGCATGAGGGGCTGCCTGAGCCACTTTCCCAGAGATGGG AGCCTTCTCCATCGACCAACTCCAACATGGAAACCACTGTCATTTATGTCGTCCTTGGAGCCATCATTGGAACTCTGGCCATCATTGGAATTGTAGTGGCTgttgtgaggaagaggaggagaaacacaG GCAGGGACAGCTCCCAGAGCTCTGATGTGTCTCTCCCAGATTGTAAAGGTGACTCTGGGGTCCGACTGGGGAGGGACAATGTGGACATGATTGGGTTTCATGGACTCCCAGAATCCTCTGTGAGTGGAGGGTTGTTGGGCTGTTGTCTTCACAGTGATGGTTTGTGA
- the RT1-A2 gene encoding RT1 class Ia, locus A2 isoform X4 — protein MMEPCTLLLLLAVALTPTQTRAGSHSLRYFVTAVSRPGLGEPRYMEVGYVDDTQFVRYDSDAENPRYEPRAPWMEREGPEYWERETQNAKRNEQVYRVDLRTALRYYNQSEGGSHTIQRMYGCDMGSDGSLLRGYYQDAYDGRDYIALNEDLKTWTAADFAAQITRSKWDQAGVAERLRAYLEGTCVEWLRRYLELGKETLLRSDPPEAHVTLHPRPEGDVTLRCWALGFYPADITLTWQLNGEDLTQDMELVETRPAGDGTFQKWASVVVPLGKEQNYTCRVEHEGLPEPLSQRWEPSPSTNSNMETTVIYVVLGAIIGTLAIIGIVVAVVRKRRRNTGRDSSQSSDVSLPDCKA, from the exons ATGATGGAGCCCTGCACTCTGCTCCTGCTGCTGGCGGTCGCCCTGACCCCGACCCAGACCCGCGCCG GCTCTCACTCGCTGCGGTATTTCGTCACCGCCGTGTCCCGGCCCGGCCTCGGGGAGCCCCGGTACATGGAAGTGGGCTACGTGGACGACACGCAGTTCGTGCGCTACGACAGCGATGCAGAGAATCCGAGATACGAGCCGCGGGCGCCGTGGATGGAGCGGGAGGGGCCGGAGTATTGGGAGAGGGAGACCCAGAACGCCAAGAGAAACGAGCAGGTTTACCGAGTGGACCTGAGGACCGCGCTCCGCTACTACAACCAGAGCGAGGGCG GCTCTCACACCATCCAGAGGATGTATGGCTGTGACATGGGGTCGGACGGGAGCCTCCTCCGCGGGTATTATCAGGACGCTTACGACGGCCGCGATTACATCGCCCTGAACGAAGACCTGAAAACGTGGACGGCGGCGGACTTTGCGGCACAGATCACCCGGAGCAAGTGGGATCAGGCTGGTGTTGCAGAGAGACTCAGGGCCTACCTGGAGGGCACGTGCGTGGAGTGGCTCCGCAGATACCTGGAACTCGGGAAGGAGACGCTGCTGCGCTCAG ATCCCCCAGAGGCACATGTGACCCTTCACCCCAGACCTGAAGGTGATGTCACCCTGAGGTGCTGGGCCCTGGGCTTCTACCCTGCTGACATCACCCTGACCTGGCAGTTGAATGGGGAGGACCTGACCCAGGACATGGAGCTTGTGGAGACCAGGCCTGCAGGGGATGGAACCTTTCAGAAGTGGGCATCTGTGGTGGTGCCTCTTGGGAAGGAGCAGAATTACACATGCCGTGTGGAGCATGAGGGGCTGCCTGAGCCACTTTCCCAGAGATGGG AGCCTTCTCCATCGACCAACTCCAACATGGAAACCACTGTCATTTATGTCGTCCTTGGAGCCATCATTGGAACTCTGGCCATCATTGGAATTGTAGTGGCTgttgtgaggaagaggaggagaaacacaG GCAGGGACAGCTCCCAGAGCTCTGATGTGTCTCTCCCAGATTGTAAAG CATGA
- the RT1-A2 gene encoding RT1 class Ia, locus A2 isoform X5, with translation MMEPCTLLLLLAVALTPTQTRAGSHSLRYFVTAVSRPGLGEPRYMEVGYVDDTQFVRYDSDAENPRYEPRAPWMEREGPEYWERETQNAKRNEQVYRVDLRTALRYYNQSEGGSHTIQRMYGCDMGSDGSLLRGYYQDAYDGRDYIALNEDLKTWTAADFAAQITRSKWDQAGVAERLRAYLEGTCVEWLRRYLELGKETLLRSDPPEAHVTLHPRPEGDVTLRCWALGFYPADITLTWQLNGEDLTQDMELVETRPAGDGTFQKWASVVVPLGKEQNYTCRVEHEGLPEPLSQRWEPSPSTNSNMETTVIYVVLGAIIGTLAIIGIVVAVVRKRRRNTAFLLTGGKGDYTPAPA, from the exons ATGATGGAGCCCTGCACTCTGCTCCTGCTGCTGGCGGTCGCCCTGACCCCGACCCAGACCCGCGCCG GCTCTCACTCGCTGCGGTATTTCGTCACCGCCGTGTCCCGGCCCGGCCTCGGGGAGCCCCGGTACATGGAAGTGGGCTACGTGGACGACACGCAGTTCGTGCGCTACGACAGCGATGCAGAGAATCCGAGATACGAGCCGCGGGCGCCGTGGATGGAGCGGGAGGGGCCGGAGTATTGGGAGAGGGAGACCCAGAACGCCAAGAGAAACGAGCAGGTTTACCGAGTGGACCTGAGGACCGCGCTCCGCTACTACAACCAGAGCGAGGGCG GCTCTCACACCATCCAGAGGATGTATGGCTGTGACATGGGGTCGGACGGGAGCCTCCTCCGCGGGTATTATCAGGACGCTTACGACGGCCGCGATTACATCGCCCTGAACGAAGACCTGAAAACGTGGACGGCGGCGGACTTTGCGGCACAGATCACCCGGAGCAAGTGGGATCAGGCTGGTGTTGCAGAGAGACTCAGGGCCTACCTGGAGGGCACGTGCGTGGAGTGGCTCCGCAGATACCTGGAACTCGGGAAGGAGACGCTGCTGCGCTCAG ATCCCCCAGAGGCACATGTGACCCTTCACCCCAGACCTGAAGGTGATGTCACCCTGAGGTGCTGGGCCCTGGGCTTCTACCCTGCTGACATCACCCTGACCTGGCAGTTGAATGGGGAGGACCTGACCCAGGACATGGAGCTTGTGGAGACCAGGCCTGCAGGGGATGGAACCTTTCAGAAGTGGGCATCTGTGGTGGTGCCTCTTGGGAAGGAGCAGAATTACACATGCCGTGTGGAGCATGAGGGGCTGCCTGAGCCACTTTCCCAGAGATGGG AGCCTTCTCCATCGACCAACTCCAACATGGAAACCACTGTCATTTATGTCGTCCTTGGAGCCATCATTGGAACTCTGGCCATCATTGGAATTGTAGTGGCTgttgtgaggaagaggaggagaaacacaG cttttcttctcacaGGTGGGAAAGGTGACTACACCCCTGCTCCAG CATGA
- the RT1-A2 gene encoding RT1 class Ia, locus A2 isoform X6 produces MMEPCTLLLLLAVALTPTQTRAGSHSLRYFVTAVSRPGLGEPRYMEVGYVDDTQFVRYDSDAENPRYEPRAPWMEREGPEYWERETQNAKRNEQVYRVDLRTALRYYNQSEGGSHTIQRMYGCDMGSDGSLLRGYYQDAYDGRDYIALNEDLKTWTAADFAAQITRSKWDQAGVAERLRAYLEGTCVEWLRRYLELGKETLLRSDPPEAHVTLHPRPEGDVTLRCWALGFYPADITLTWQLNGEDLTQDMELVETRPAGDGTFQKWASVVVPLGKEQNYTCRVEHEGLPEPLSQRWEPSPSTNSNMETTVIYVVLGAIIGTLAIIGIVVAVVRKRRRNTGGKGDYTPAPA; encoded by the exons ATGATGGAGCCCTGCACTCTGCTCCTGCTGCTGGCGGTCGCCCTGACCCCGACCCAGACCCGCGCCG GCTCTCACTCGCTGCGGTATTTCGTCACCGCCGTGTCCCGGCCCGGCCTCGGGGAGCCCCGGTACATGGAAGTGGGCTACGTGGACGACACGCAGTTCGTGCGCTACGACAGCGATGCAGAGAATCCGAGATACGAGCCGCGGGCGCCGTGGATGGAGCGGGAGGGGCCGGAGTATTGGGAGAGGGAGACCCAGAACGCCAAGAGAAACGAGCAGGTTTACCGAGTGGACCTGAGGACCGCGCTCCGCTACTACAACCAGAGCGAGGGCG GCTCTCACACCATCCAGAGGATGTATGGCTGTGACATGGGGTCGGACGGGAGCCTCCTCCGCGGGTATTATCAGGACGCTTACGACGGCCGCGATTACATCGCCCTGAACGAAGACCTGAAAACGTGGACGGCGGCGGACTTTGCGGCACAGATCACCCGGAGCAAGTGGGATCAGGCTGGTGTTGCAGAGAGACTCAGGGCCTACCTGGAGGGCACGTGCGTGGAGTGGCTCCGCAGATACCTGGAACTCGGGAAGGAGACGCTGCTGCGCTCAG ATCCCCCAGAGGCACATGTGACCCTTCACCCCAGACCTGAAGGTGATGTCACCCTGAGGTGCTGGGCCCTGGGCTTCTACCCTGCTGACATCACCCTGACCTGGCAGTTGAATGGGGAGGACCTGACCCAGGACATGGAGCTTGTGGAGACCAGGCCTGCAGGGGATGGAACCTTTCAGAAGTGGGCATCTGTGGTGGTGCCTCTTGGGAAGGAGCAGAATTACACATGCCGTGTGGAGCATGAGGGGCTGCCTGAGCCACTTTCCCAGAGATGGG AGCCTTCTCCATCGACCAACTCCAACATGGAAACCACTGTCATTTATGTCGTCCTTGGAGCCATCATTGGAACTCTGGCCATCATTGGAATTGTAGTGGCTgttgtgaggaagaggaggagaaacacaG GTGGGAAAGGTGACTACACCCCTGCTCCAG CATGA
- the RT1-A2 gene encoding RT1 class Ia, locus A2 precursor: MMEPCTLLLLLAVALTPTQTRAGSHSLRYFVTAVSRPGLGEPRYMEVGYVDDTQFVRYDSDAENPRYEPRAPWMEREGPEYWERETQNAKRNEQVYRVDLRTALRYYNQSEGGSHTIQRMYGCDMGSDGSLLRGYYQDAYDGRDYIALNEDLKTWTAADFAAQITRSKWDQAGVAERLRAYLEGTCVEWLRRYLELGKETLLRSDPPEAHVTLHPRPEGDVTLRCWALGFYPADITLTWQLNGEDLTQDMELVETRPAGDGTFQKWASVVVPLGKEQNYTCRVEHEGLPEPLSQRWEPSPSTNSNMETTVIYVVLGAIIGTLAIIGIVVAVVRKRRRNTGGKGDYTPAPGRDSSQSSDVSLPDCKA, translated from the exons ATGATGGAGCCCTGCACTCTGCTCCTGCTGCTGGCGGTCGCCCTGACCCCGACCCAGACCCGCGCCG GCTCTCACTCGCTGCGGTATTTCGTCACCGCCGTGTCCCGGCCCGGCCTCGGGGAGCCCCGGTACATGGAAGTGGGCTACGTGGACGACACGCAGTTCGTGCGCTACGACAGCGATGCAGAGAATCCGAGATACGAGCCGCGGGCGCCGTGGATGGAGCGGGAGGGGCCGGAGTATTGGGAGAGGGAGACCCAGAACGCCAAGAGAAACGAGCAGGTTTACCGAGTGGACCTGAGGACCGCGCTCCGCTACTACAACCAGAGCGAGGGCG GCTCTCACACCATCCAGAGGATGTATGGCTGTGACATGGGGTCGGACGGGAGCCTCCTCCGCGGGTATTATCAGGACGCTTACGACGGCCGCGATTACATCGCCCTGAACGAAGACCTGAAAACGTGGACGGCGGCGGACTTTGCGGCACAGATCACCCGGAGCAAGTGGGATCAGGCTGGTGTTGCAGAGAGACTCAGGGCCTACCTGGAGGGCACGTGCGTGGAGTGGCTCCGCAGATACCTGGAACTCGGGAAGGAGACGCTGCTGCGCTCAG ATCCCCCAGAGGCACATGTGACCCTTCACCCCAGACCTGAAGGTGATGTCACCCTGAGGTGCTGGGCCCTGGGCTTCTACCCTGCTGACATCACCCTGACCTGGCAGTTGAATGGGGAGGACCTGACCCAGGACATGGAGCTTGTGGAGACCAGGCCTGCAGGGGATGGAACCTTTCAGAAGTGGGCATCTGTGGTGGTGCCTCTTGGGAAGGAGCAGAATTACACATGCCGTGTGGAGCATGAGGGGCTGCCTGAGCCACTTTCCCAGAGATGGG AGCCTTCTCCATCGACCAACTCCAACATGGAAACCACTGTCATTTATGTCGTCCTTGGAGCCATCATTGGAACTCTGGCCATCATTGGAATTGTAGTGGCTgttgtgaggaagaggaggagaaacacaG GTGGGAAAGGTGACTACACCCCTGCTCCAG GCAGGGACAGCTCCCAGAGCTCTGATGTGTCTCTCCCAGATTGTAAAG CATGA
- the RT1-A3 gene encoding RT1 class I, locus A3 precursor encodes MAPRTLLLLLAAALAPTQTQAGSHSLRYFDIAVSRPGLGEPRFIIVGYVDDREVMRFDSDAENPRMKPRARWMEREGPEYWERQTRKVKEKEQIFRDNLRTLLRYYNQSEGGSHTVQRLSGCDVGSDGSLLRGYNQHAYDGRDYIALNEDLKTWTAADTAAQITKNKWERDGEAERRRAYLEGECVEWLRSYLAPRKETLLRSDPPKAHVTLHPRPEGDVTLRCWALGFYPADITLTWQLNGEDLTQDMEFVETRPAGDGTFQKWASVVVPSGEEQNYTCLVEHEGLPKPLTQRWEPSPSTNTNMGIDVTSVVLGAVAVFVVLAIIGAVVCVVRRRRRRRNTGGKGDYTPARGRDSSQSSDVSLPDCKA; translated from the exons ATGGCACCCCGCacgctgctcctgctgctggcgGCCGCCCTGGCCCCGACCCAGACCCAGGCGG GCTCACACTCGCTGCGGTATTTCGACATCGCTGTGTCCCGGCCCGGCCTCGGGGAGCCCCGGTTCATTATCGTCGGCTACGTGGACGACAGGGAGGTCATGCGCTTCGACAGCGACGCGGAGAATCCGAGGATGAAGCCTCGGGCGCGGTGGATGGAGCGGGAGGGGCCGGAGTATTGGGAGCGGCAGACACGGAAAGTCAAGGAAAAGGAGCAGATTTTCCGAGacaacctgaggaccctgctCCGCTACTACAACCAGAGCGAGGGCG GCTCTCACACCGTCCAGAGATTGTCTGGCTGTGACGTGGGGTCGGACGGGAGCCTCCTCCGCGGGTATAATCAGCACGCCTACGATGGCCGCGATTACATCGCCCTGAACGAAGACCTGAAAACGTGGACGGCGGCGGACACAGCGGCGCAGATCACCAAAAACAAGTGGGAACGGGATGGTGAGGCAGAGAGACGCAGGGCCTACCTGGAGGGCGAGTGTGTGGAGTGGCTCCGCAGTTACCTGGCACCCAGGAAGGAGACGCTGCTGCGCTCAG ATCCCCCAAAGGCACATGTGACCCTTCACCCCAGACCTGAAGGTGATGTCACCCTGAGGTGCTGGGCCCTGGGCTTCTACCCTGCTGACATCACCCTGACCTGGCAGTTGAATGGGGAGGACCTGACCCAGGACATGGAGTTTGTGGAGACCAGGCCTGCAGGGGATGGAACCTTCCAGAAGTGGGCATCTGTGGTGGTGCCTTCTGGGGAGGAGCAGAATTACACATGCCTTGTGGAGCATGAGGGGCTCCCTAAGCCGCTTACCCAGAGATGGG AGCCTTCTCCATCCACCAACACCAACATGGGAATCGATGTTACTTCTGTTGTTCTTGGAGCTGTGGCTGTCTTTGTAGTTTTGGCCATCATTGGagctgtggtgtgtgttgtgaggaggaggaggaggaggagaaacacag GTGGGAAAGGAGACTACACCCCTGCTCGAG gcaGGGACAGCTCCCAGAGCTCTGATGTGTCTCTCCCAGATTGTAAAG CATGA